A window of the Gossypium hirsutum isolate 1008001.06 chromosome A05, Gossypium_hirsutum_v2.1, whole genome shotgun sequence genome harbors these coding sequences:
- the LOC107961047 gene encoding myosin heavy chain, clone 203-like, which yields MVTPEYNGWFRKRVNDNIPRPSLEDTRPVVEQLQEIREEKTKADRWERKFREAQARNEDIEKSLSESRNERGELRARVAELEKSLHQYRSRKTGIELRASLSKVEEMIGKVEELEASLQSCEMQIQFFEASKKRWKEQLHHAQDQVRNMDYIMGEAVT from the exons ATGGTGACACCTGAATACAATGGATGGTTTAGGAAAAGGGTCAATGATAATATTCCTAGGCCAAGTTTAGAAGATACTCGACCTGTGGTGGAACAATTACAG GAAATTCGCGAGGAAAAGACCAAAGCTGACCGATGGGAAAGGAAATTCCGAGAGGCTCAAGCACGAAATGAGGATATAGAGAAGAGTCTGTCAGAAAGCAGAAATGAACGAGGTGAATTAAGGGCTAGAGTGGCGGAACTCGAGAAATCTCTTCATCAGTACCGAAGCCGTAAAACCGGAATAGAGTTGAGAGCAAGCTTGAGTAAGGTAGAAGAAATGATAGGAAAAGTAGAAGAATTAGAAGCGTCATTACAAAGCTGTGAGATGCAGATTCAGTTTTTTGAAGCAAGTAAGAAGCGTTGGAAGGAACAGCTTCACCATGCGCAAGACCAAGTCAGAAACATGGATTACATTATGGGAGAAGCTGTAACCTAG